From the genome of Fusarium fujikuroi IMI 58289 draft genome, chromosome FFUJ_chr06:
TACACTCAACAAAAACGAATATCAGCCCGCTTATGACTAGTTTATGCTGTGACACACACATACACCTGCTCTAGAACCAGGACATCAGCCATCGGTTGATATATCGGTCAGCCGCGGCCGATGTCCTTCGGCAATTATTGCCAACTGATATGTACCCCCTCAATTGAGCCGCATGGATGAACGTCTGGTGTTTCACTGCCCAGAGAGATCGACAAATCACCCCTCGTCTAAATCCGTGCTGTCTGGCCTAGAAACCTCCATGACGTTTATCGCGTATAACAAAGCCTCCACGAGCACGCGACTGTCAAGCCCAGCGACCGGTCTAGATTTTTTTAAGACCGTATATTTCAGCTAAGAAGCTGAAACCACGCCATTTtgaaataagaaaaaaacaaTAAGAGCGAAAAAGCGAGAAAGGTTCCCCCCCTGCCTAATTCCCGGTAGTGCAGACTATACCCCCGCAGAACGGGGATTTTCTGATTATTCATCGCAGACATATTCAATATTCAACGACAGGCCACGATGTGCGGCATTGATGCCTGGATTTGCCAATCGGGCAGTCCTGAGGCCGGCTGAGCTGGGCTTTTATCATGTACGAGAGGGCTTGATGGAAGATGCTTGGTTAAAGCCCTGGTCCCTGGCGGGCAAAATGTGAGTGAGATTTAATAATACAGGACGGGGAGGGAGTGCCCTGTTCATATATATAAGTATCTTAGGTTGTTTGCTTTAGAGATCGACAGTGGCTTTCTTACTAAAGCATGACGGCGGCATTCAACGGTTTTTAACTTTTGGTGTTGGCGTCCATCTTTACTTATACGCCCTGACGACTTGAACGATTTACGAACACAGATTCTTCCGTATTCTTTTCTAACGCCTTCTCTTCACTTTCAACCATGCTTATTGACATCGTCATCCATGGAGACATTCTATGTCCGTGGTGTTTTCTCCAGAAAAAGACTCTTGAGGGAGCCATGGAACGATATCAAGCACTCCACCCAGAAGTTGAATTCGATGTCACATGGAAGCCCTTTCTTCTGTATCCCACGCTAAGAAGAGGTAATTCTACCCTCTATATCTCGCTGTTATTCTAACACGTCACAGGTGACAAGCGCGCCCTCTATGAAAAGCTCATGTCCCCAGAGAAGCTTCGTCTTTTCACTTCTCGACTCCAAACAGCCGGTGCTCGTTACGGCATCGAGTTCTCTGTGACTGGGAAGACAGGACCTTCACAGCCTGCCCATCGGCTTGTGGCCTTGACCCTTCAAACTCGTGGAGCAAATGTCCAGTCCGCGTTTCTTGATACTCTGTTCCGCGGTCACTTTGAAAACGGGGCTGACATTGCCGACGAAGCCTGGTTGATGCACGTAGGCCGAACAGAGGCCAAACTCGAAGATTCTGATATGAGAGCAGCGCTTCTGGGGCCTGGTCTAGGGAAGTCGCTCGAGGACGAGGTCAGAGCTGCTGCTATCGCGGGTGTAGAAGCCGTGCCTTGCGTGACGGTTCAGAAGAAGTTTCGAGTTGGGGGGTATCAAGAGTCAGACATCTTTGAGAGCCTGTTTGACAAGATACGGCGAGAGAACAGGTAAAGACAAATCAAGGTTAGGGCAAAGGGTATGGCAAGCGAGAGATACACCATTGAGGTCGAAGGCTTGTCATGTACACGGCAAAAGGCGACTGGAGTTTTTGATATTATGTTGTTGATTGAATAATTTAAAACATGCCGCTGCCTTGTTCCCTGCGTCTACCCGACGGTGCCCGTCTCATGATGCCCTTTGTCTTTTTTGTTTGACCTTACTCTCAATGGGTTCCTCTATCGCCAAACGCCAAATAAAAATCAAATCAAACCAAGTCAAATGATTCGTCCCTTGAGTCACGAGCTCATCACCCTAACGCCCTGAAATGAAAACAATTATGATACGCGCGTTCCCTATCGCCGCATGCCACTGTAGTCTTGCATGAGATGCGCCATGTGCACGTTGGTTGCCTTGCCGATCCTATTGCCCTTGCGACGCTTCTGagccttgggcttgttgGCCTGTCCATCCTTTGCCTTGCGGGGATCTTCGCTTGTAGGTTTTTGTCCGACGCTCGTAAGCTTGCGGTGCATCTCCTCAAGGGGTGGTAGTTGCACACGCTGCCACATGCTCTGGAACTCTGGCTGGACCTTGTGGTGCAGTGACGGATCATTGGGCCAAACGTAGCGCGGGATGTTATCCTTTTTGGTGCGTACTACCAAGATCCTGTGCTCGCGCTCGAGTACTGATATTGTGTCTTCGCAGTCGGGCCAGCCgtccttgagatccttcaCTGACACGCCTGAGGCGTCtgtcttggcttgaagaTGAGCGAGAAGGCTGGTTGCGTCTTTGACTCCGGGAATGATAGGTCGGTGGACATAGGTGCCAGCCTTCCAGGTTTGTTCGCTCAGGTTTGCATCAGGCTTCCACTCTACACGGGGATGTCCTCGTAGACCTTCCGCAAGTTGTCGCTTGTGCTCATCGTCAAAATTCCGCAAGCTCAGATGGTCGATAATATCCGTGATGGTCTTTGCGTCGCCCTTCTTTTTCAGGTAATCGACAGCATAGGTCATTTGCGTCTTGACCCCAGCACCATAGCCTGTGAGCTGCGGCTGAGAGTAGGGCACCTCGGGGCCTGCATCTCGTTTTCGCTTGGAAGTAGGAGTATTTGGATCGGAGGCTGCTGAAGGAGATGGCGAGGGAGGAGCAAGCGAAGGGACGGCAAGAGATGAAGCCTTGTTTGTTGATGGATTTGAGATCTTTGTCGCGGCTGCTGAAAGGGTTCCCTTGAAAGCATTTGCCTGCCTTTCGAGATAGGACGACATGATTATCTAGGAAAAAAAGATGTATTCTCTGCGGATCGGAGATGAAGATCGAGAGGTCGCGCTTTGTCTGGTAAGGGGATTGGTGGTCAAAGGGAGAGACGGCCAGGGCGGACAGCGAAGAACAAAGGAATAAGgaaaaggagatggaggttgAGTGAAGTAAGCTTGAAGTTTGGATTGACGTTGATCCGGCGAGGCTGATGTTCACGTTAGTGTGGCGCTAGGTACCAACAGTGGCCAGGGGGGGTGCACTGCTGCTGTGGTTGTGGTACTAACCTCCTCTGACTATCCACAATCGATCAGTATTTAGAATGAGGCTCAATGTGTGAGTAGAGAGTGTGTGAttgcaagagaagaaaaagaatggcCAATTCATGGGCATCGAGCGCATATTTATATTCTCTTGAAGGGAACGTACAGTCATAGGCAACGGATATCAAACTCTTCTGTGATACTTCATGGTAAAACTAGGTCTGCCAACAAGATTATTCTCGTTATAATTCAAAGGGAAAAATTCAATTGATTCATTCTAAGAATCGTAGCACCAATCATCATTGGTGAAAATATTGATATACTTGGAGgccacaagctcaagctttaGGCAGTTCAAGACTCTACCTGTTTCTCAGTCACGTCCTCGGAAAAGAATGAAACTCTGCTTTGACTTTTCAAGTCTGTGGAATCCCATAGGTGAACAGGTCGACGTAAGGTTACAGAACTACCTATCTTATACAAGGGCCACTCAGCAAGAACTCAGTATCTaacttagtaggtaggtagatttGAATCGCCAAAGGTAAATGAGGAAAATGGTCATAACCAGTCATTGATTAAAACAGtgatatatatttactttactttattgcTCCCAAGATTGTCTGTTGTCTCCATTGTTGAATGCATGTCCCGTGTTCATGTAACACCGTGGCCCATGAGACGAGATGGCCGAATCGTCTGTCTGACTGCGCATGAGTCGCGCCTCGCAAATGGGTCTCGTCTGCGCTTCGCTGTGATCCTTATCTTTCTGTTCGGGTTTCGGTTGCACTTCCCGATCCCCTCTTCCGTCCACCCCCAAcaaaaaaagtaaaatccCGAAAATCGGGACGTGGCATGGGCTTTGACATTAGTGAATTCGCCGCTGCCCACTGTTCTCATCCTGTCCAAGCCGGGGTAAGCTGCATTTAGTAGCTGCGTGCCCGCCGTCTATCACCGGCCTCTGTTCAGGCCAAAGAATACTCCCAATGCATGGTGGTCCTCAAACATACATCTGCATTGATGCCGTAGCAAAATCCAAAGAACACCCTTTTTTCTCTATCCTCATTCATGCGATGCGATTGATATGAGGCGCCTATGCGgaggcttggccttgagccTCTTGCTGCTTCTGGAGATAGTTGTAGGCAACGTAGGCGATGAAACCAACGGCGACAACAATGGCGTATGTGTTCAAGCTGGAGCCGGCGGGATCAGCCTTGCCGCTTCCCTGGTTCGAGTTGGCGATTTGGCGCTTGGGGCCCTCGTCACCAGGCTGTAATGACACATGTTAGCGGTTGTTCCGTCGAGATAGAGGGTTCTGTCACTCACCAGACGCTTGAGCTCGCCAACGAGGAGACCGTCGAGAACCTCTCTGGCCTCATCACTGTGGCCAACATCCTCGAAAGCCTCGGTGGCATCCTGACCGGCAACGTCGAGCATGACCTCCTCACCACCGCTAAGTCGATGTCAGTATCCTGAGTAACGATTGCGCCACGTAGCGTAGAAGTATAGCGATATAACGTACGGGTGCTCGTCGAGGAACTTGGTGCAGTCGTAGACCTTGTCGTGAACAACCATGTAGATGTCGCTGGAGGTGTTGTGCTCAGCAACATCCTGCATGGTGAACTCCTTCTTCGCGGACATGATTGCGGTGTTGATGTGACGGTTCGTGAAGAGAATTGAGGTTCTGGTCTTGTTCGAGGGCTATCGTCGCACAAGTGGTGGGATTGGGATTATAAGAGGATGGGAGtgggagaaagagaagaaaggaggagaggagaatgGAAAGTCACAAGCAACTGGACGGAACCTAACCCAAGTTAACAGCTAAATTAATTTAGGTCCCCTGTTTCTAGGTGGCCTTCTGGAGATTTGGCGGCGGCCACTCTTCCCAGGGGCCCATGGGCAGACGGAGTAAAGTACTGCCCCACACAGATTCTATGTACTCGGTACATGAatcctgatcctgatccTTTTGCGGCGTCTTACCTTCTATTGTTTCTTTCTGTTCTGTTTCCTCGGAAGGTCATCGGAAAGGAAGTCGACCGAAATCGTACCGGATCCTTGGGGTCCAATTGTATCCGTTTAGATTACCTACTTTACCTATTACTTCTCTGATGATCATTTTCGGCacatttctcttttattaaacATGTGCCTTTTGCTACTTACAGCCTTATCATTCAGGCCACGACTTGCAATGaattcaacctcaacctcacccaCTTGGAGTTCCTGGTACGATTCGGTGTCCCAACATCCGGACCCATTCCCTATAAGGCCCATCGCCGAGGGTACTTTTGAGCCAATCGCAGTCATCAAAATTACCGTCGCTACTCTCTGATTCGTTACCTTTTCTCGACCCCAGCCTTACCAACCTAAGTAACTTGTACGGCTGCTGATGAGGCCCAAGAGCCGTGGGCTAGCACAATTCCCTTCTTTGATTCCGTTTGTTTGCCCTGCTGTATGGGCATACGAATACGGTGATGTCTCCCCGCCCCAGGTTCAATACTACTTCACCGTCATTTTGAACGGTGGGTTCCATTGCTTTTCATACCCAACGTGGTATGATTGTTTATGTCTATGATCAAATTATGGTGATCCAATCCGAAAGGCATCGGATAGTTACTACTCAAGTTCTTCCGATCTCTTCCGTGAAGGACAGATTGGCAATAGGCTACAAAACAGCTATCAACACCAGATCTGCCCCTCCAAACCCATATATGATCTCCCCCGCATCTTGAAAACTAAGGCAAACATCACCGGTACTTAAAACACGGACCTATCCTCCGTCCACCGCGGGGTTATGTCATTGTCACAAGTCACGCCCTGGGAGGAAATTACCCTTTCAAGACAAGTTTGGCGGGACATCTCTCATGATAAAGAGTCAAGATAACCGGACACTATGCCGACGTGTACCATAGCCAACCTAATTCCGAGGAACATCACAGCTGTTGTTCCAAGAGCTGAAGGTCACTCGCAAACCAGTACCGATGGAGATGCCGATTTCCGATTCCCGAGGAAAGACATCTCTAACTTTTACCGCTTGCAGTTGACTTATGCAAGATAAGCAACATATGACAGAGCCACTGCCTGCTGTGAGCCTCCTATGTCTTATGTCTGGTTGTTCTGGATCCTTAAGCTCATGGCCATCTAGGCAAAACCACCCGGAGATTGAGGAAATAACAATATTCAAGGGCTTTGGATCAAGTAGATATTGCAAGCTGCTCTCCGATAAGGATAACATAACACATTCAGTGACCTTAGTCGTTAGACTGGCGTGTAGATTTTCCTGCTGCTAAACCACTCACTTCACATCATCGGTCATATATGCCCGGAGCGCCATCCGTCAAGCTCGCGTCAGTCACAAACTCGGTGTATATGCTACACGTTGTGCATGAGAC
Proteins encoded in this window:
- a CDS encoding related to transcription initiation factor IIE, beta subunit, whose amino-acid sequence is MSSYLERQANAFKGTLSAAATKISNPSTNKASSLAVPSLAPPSPSPSAASDPNTPTSKRKRDAGPEVPYSQPQLTGYGAGVKTQMTYAVDYLKKKGDAKTITDIIDHLSLRNFDDEHKRQLAEGLRGHPRVEWKPDANLSEQTWKAGTYVHRPIIPGVKDATSLLAHLQAKTDASGVSVKDLKDGWPDCEDTISVLEREHRILVVRTKKDNIPRYVWPNDPSLHHKVQPEFQSMWQRVQLPPLEEMHRKLTSVGQKPTSEDPRKAKDGQANKPKAQKRRKGNRIGKATNVHMAHLMQDYSGMRR
- a CDS encoding probable cytochrome b5, whose translation is MSAKKEFTMQDVAEHNTSSDIYMVVHDKVYDCTKFLDEHPGGEEVMLDVAGQDATEAFEDVGHSDEAREVLDGLLVGELKRLPGDEGPKRQIANSNQGSGKADPAGSSLNTYAIVVAVGFIAYVAYNYLQKQQEAQGQASA